The following proteins come from a genomic window of Cronobacter muytjensii ATCC 51329:
- a CDS encoding ABC transporter substrate-binding protein, with protein sequence MKKALVSTALASTLTLCAFPSHSAENVELRMSWWGGNGRHQVTLKALEAFHKQHPEISVKPEYTGWDGHLSRLTTQIAGGTEPDVMQTNWNWLPIFSKNGDGFYDLNQVKDVIDLSQFDPKELKTTTVNGKLNGIPISVTARVFYFNNETWKKAGVAYPKTWDELMAAGKAFESKLGKQYYPVVLEHQDVLALLNSYMVQKYNIPAVDEKTKKFAYSKEQWVEFFGMYKKLIDSHVMPDTKYYASFGKSNMYEMKPWIQGEWAGTYMWNSTITKYSDNLKPPAKLELGAYPMLPEAKDAGLFFKPAQMLSIGKSTKHPKEAALLINFLLNSKEGVAALGLERGVPLSKAAVAQLTEAGVIKDEDPSVSGLKLAQSLPTTLPVSPYFDDPQIVSQFGTALQYIDYGQKSVEDAAAEFQRQAERILKRAMR encoded by the coding sequence ATGAAAAAAGCCCTCGTTAGCACAGCGTTAGCCTCTACCCTCACTCTCTGCGCGTTCCCGTCGCACTCGGCGGAAAACGTCGAATTGCGTATGTCATGGTGGGGCGGCAATGGCCGTCACCAGGTGACCTTAAAAGCGCTGGAAGCGTTTCATAAACAGCATCCGGAAATCAGCGTTAAGCCGGAATATACCGGCTGGGACGGCCATCTTTCCCGTCTCACCACCCAGATTGCAGGCGGCACCGAGCCGGATGTGATGCAGACCAACTGGAACTGGCTGCCAATCTTCTCGAAAAACGGCGACGGGTTTTACGACTTAAACCAGGTCAAAGACGTTATTGATTTAAGCCAGTTCGATCCGAAAGAGCTGAAGACCACCACCGTCAACGGCAAGCTGAACGGCATTCCGATCTCCGTGACCGCGCGCGTGTTCTATTTCAACAACGAAACCTGGAAGAAAGCGGGCGTGGCCTACCCGAAAACCTGGGATGAGCTGATGGCCGCCGGGAAGGCGTTCGAGTCGAAACTCGGCAAGCAATACTACCCGGTGGTGCTGGAGCATCAGGATGTGCTGGCGCTGCTGAATTCCTACATGGTGCAGAAATACAACATCCCGGCGGTAGATGAAAAAACCAAAAAATTCGCCTACAGCAAGGAGCAGTGGGTCGAATTCTTCGGTATGTACAAGAAGCTCATCGACAGCCACGTGATGCCGGACACCAAATACTACGCCTCGTTCGGCAAGAGCAACATGTATGAGATGAAGCCGTGGATCCAGGGCGAGTGGGCAGGTACCTACATGTGGAACTCCACCATCACCAAATATTCCGACAACCTGAAGCCGCCGGCGAAACTTGAGCTTGGCGCCTATCCGATGCTGCCGGAGGCGAAAGATGCGGGCCTGTTCTTTAAACCGGCGCAGATGCTGTCCATTGGCAAATCCACCAAACACCCGAAAGAAGCCGCGCTGCTGATTAACTTTTTACTGAACAGTAAAGAGGGCGTGGCGGCGCTGGGCCTTGAGCGCGGCGTGCCGCTGAGCAAAGCCGCGGTGGCGCAACTGACCGAAGCAGGTGTTATCAAAGATGAAGATCCGTCGGTATCCGGCCTGAAGCTCGCGCAGTCGCTGCCGACGACGCTGCCGGTTTCGCCATATTTTGACGATCCGCAGATTGTGTCGCAGTTCGGCACCGCGCTGCAGTATATCGACTACGGTCAAAAATCCGTTGAAGACGCCGCCGCGGAATTCCAGCGCCAGGCGGAGCGCATCCTGAAGCGCGCGATGCGCTAA